One part of the Geoanaerobacter pelophilus genome encodes these proteins:
- a CDS encoding MerR family transcriptional regulator — translation MDLPLPDKLYYKIGEISKALSLNPSVLRFWETEFSQLNPRKSSTGQRLYSRNDLDLLVTIRKLLYKDKLTIEGARRVITGLAAPPLTPPEECGEPSEEIKTLLHEIREELQICSKILVS, via the coding sequence ATGGACCTTCCTCTCCCTGATAAGCTTTATTACAAGATAGGCGAAATTTCGAAGGCTCTTTCCCTTAACCCTTCAGTTTTGAGGTTCTGGGAAACCGAATTCAGCCAGCTTAATCCGAGGAAAAGCTCAACTGGACAGCGTTTATATTCCAGAAATGATCTGGATCTGCTGGTTACAATAAGAAAACTGCTCTATAAAGATAAACTTACCATAGAAGGCGCCCGCAGGGTGATAACCGGTCTGGCGGCCCCACCGCTGACACCACCTGAGGAATGCGGGGAGCCTTCTGAAGAGATTAAAACCCTGCTTCACGAGATCAGGGAAGAACTGCAGATTTGCAGTAAGATATTAGTAAGCTGA
- a CDS encoding integration host factor subunit alpha — translation MTKADIVEKIYEKVGFSKKDSAELVELVFDIIKGTLETGDKIKIAGFGNFVVKDKADRRGRNPQTGEEITITARKILTFKPSQVLKASLNAE, via the coding sequence ATGACCAAAGCTGACATAGTAGAAAAAATTTATGAAAAGGTTGGTTTCTCCAAGAAGGATTCGGCAGAATTGGTAGAACTCGTGTTCGATATTATCAAAGGAACACTTGAGACCGGTGACAAAATCAAGATTGCCGGTTTCGGCAACTTTGTAGTAAAAGACAAGGCTGATCGCCGTGGCAGAAACCCCCAGACTGGCGAAGAGATCACCATTACTGCCAGAAAGATCCTTACCTTCAAGCCGAGCCAGGTTCTCAAGGCTTCTTTGAACGCTGAATAA
- the pheT gene encoding phenylalanine--tRNA ligase subunit beta, giving the protein MIISYNWLKEFVEVDLSPADLSAMLTMLGLEVERVEERFTGMDSVVVAQVQEKAQHPNADKLSVCKVNNGSEILDIVCGAQNFKAGDKVALAQIGTVLPGDFKIKRSKIRGEESLGMLCSEKELGIADESAGIMILPADLVLGTPVFDALGMKDVIFEIGLTPNRSDCLSVIGIAREVAAKLGKKITQPEIQIVEESRSALEFASVVTEDADLCPRYAARYIKGCKIGPSPAWLVGRLNAVGMRSINNVVDVTNYVLMEYGHPLHAFDHDQLVEGRIVVRRAAAGEQFITLDGQERTLTADDLTIRDGARAVALAGIMGGQNSEISDTTTNILLESAWFNPSAIRRTSKRLGIHSESSHRFERGADIEAVPRALDRAASLICQLAGGSIAAGMIDVYPVPLSNRIITLRHRRVEGLLGVFIAPDVAQSILESLECAVTAVDSATLQVTVPSYRVDLEREIDLIEELARMYGYDNIPVTMPYARVVSDRPPLHQRIERKVRDLLVSYGFNEVVNFSFSPLDVPERMLLAGDDHRATHVKLLNPLIDEHSVMRTTLLPGLLETSARNANFRVFNQRIFELRRVYLVKPEHDSPCEPLVLGGLISGLRNPEGWNQGKGEADFFDAKGVVENILDALKVPAVKFEPRDIEPFYHPGKACTIFAAGERIGSIGEIHPTVQENYAIEKPVYYFELEMGRLILLVRETTAITAPSRFPDASRDIAMLLPDAVSADSINDCISTLKIKEIEEVSLFDLYKGEHIPEGHKSIAIRVRYRLPDRTLTDEEVSALHQRVVNALVNNIGASIR; this is encoded by the coding sequence ATGATAATTAGCTATAACTGGCTCAAGGAATTCGTCGAAGTCGATCTCTCCCCTGCTGATCTCTCGGCCATGCTTACCATGCTTGGTCTTGAGGTGGAACGGGTTGAAGAGCGTTTCACCGGAATGGACAGTGTTGTCGTCGCCCAGGTCCAGGAAAAGGCGCAGCACCCTAATGCGGACAAGCTCTCGGTTTGCAAGGTGAACAACGGCAGCGAGATTCTGGACATTGTTTGCGGCGCACAGAATTTCAAGGCTGGCGACAAGGTTGCCCTGGCCCAGATCGGCACGGTTCTTCCCGGCGATTTCAAGATCAAACGCTCCAAGATTCGTGGCGAAGAGTCGTTGGGCATGCTCTGCTCCGAGAAAGAACTCGGCATTGCCGATGAATCTGCCGGAATCATGATCCTGCCTGCCGATTTGGTGCTGGGCACCCCGGTTTTCGACGCCCTGGGAATGAAAGACGTGATTTTTGAAATTGGTCTGACGCCGAACCGCTCTGACTGCCTTAGCGTCATCGGCATTGCCCGTGAAGTTGCGGCAAAGCTCGGCAAAAAGATCACTCAGCCGGAGATTCAAATCGTTGAAGAGAGCAGGTCGGCACTGGAGTTCGCCTCGGTTGTTACCGAGGACGCAGATCTCTGCCCCAGATACGCTGCCCGTTACATCAAAGGGTGCAAAATTGGGCCGTCTCCTGCCTGGCTTGTCGGCCGGCTAAATGCGGTGGGGATGCGCTCCATCAACAACGTCGTGGACGTGACCAACTATGTGCTGATGGAGTATGGTCACCCGCTCCATGCCTTTGATCACGATCAGCTTGTTGAGGGCCGGATCGTTGTCAGAAGGGCAGCAGCAGGCGAGCAGTTCATTACCCTTGACGGCCAGGAGCGAACCCTGACGGCCGATGATCTTACGATCAGGGACGGCGCCCGGGCAGTTGCTCTTGCTGGGATCATGGGCGGGCAAAATTCAGAGATCTCCGATACAACCACCAATATTCTGCTTGAAAGCGCCTGGTTTAACCCTTCGGCAATTCGCCGCACCAGCAAGCGGTTGGGGATTCATTCCGAATCATCCCATCGTTTCGAGCGTGGCGCTGATATAGAAGCTGTTCCCAGGGCCCTTGATCGGGCGGCATCCTTGATCTGTCAGCTCGCCGGTGGCTCCATTGCAGCCGGAATGATCGATGTGTATCCGGTACCACTTTCCAATCGGATCATAACTCTCAGGCATCGGAGAGTCGAAGGACTGCTTGGTGTCTTCATCGCCCCGGACGTGGCGCAGTCGATTCTTGAGAGCCTGGAATGCGCTGTCACAGCTGTTGATAGTGCAACGCTGCAGGTTACGGTGCCTTCCTACCGGGTTGACCTGGAGCGGGAGATAGATTTGATCGAAGAGCTGGCCAGGATGTACGGTTACGACAATATCCCAGTCACCATGCCATATGCACGTGTGGTTTCTGATCGCCCACCGCTTCACCAGCGTATCGAGCGCAAGGTGAGGGATCTGCTGGTAAGTTACGGTTTCAATGAAGTTGTCAATTTCAGCTTCAGCCCGCTGGACGTGCCGGAACGGATGCTGTTAGCCGGGGACGACCACCGTGCGACCCATGTCAAACTCCTCAATCCATTGATCGACGAACACTCGGTCATGCGCACCACACTGCTCCCTGGCTTGCTTGAGACATCGGCCCGCAATGCGAACTTCAGGGTTTTCAACCAGCGCATCTTTGAATTGCGCAGGGTGTACCTGGTCAAGCCGGAACACGACTCTCCATGCGAACCGCTGGTGCTTGGCGGCCTGATCTCCGGACTCAGAAACCCGGAAGGGTGGAATCAGGGCAAGGGTGAGGCAGATTTCTTCGATGCCAAGGGTGTTGTCGAAAACATCCTTGATGCGCTGAAGGTGCCGGCTGTGAAATTCGAGCCGCGGGACATCGAGCCGTTCTATCACCCAGGCAAGGCCTGCACCATCTTTGCTGCCGGAGAACGGATCGGTTCCATCGGGGAGATTCACCCGACTGTTCAGGAAAACTATGCCATCGAAAAACCGGTTTATTACTTTGAGCTGGAAATGGGTCGTCTCATTCTATTGGTTCGCGAGACTACCGCTATTACGGCGCCTTCCCGGTTCCCTGATGCGTCACGGGACATTGCCATGCTGCTCCCCGATGCTGTCTCGGCAGACTCCATAAACGACTGTATCAGTACCTTAAAAATCAAGGAAATCGAAGAAGTCTCCCTGTTCGACCTTTACAAGGGAGAGCATATCCCTGAAGGGCATAAGAGTATTGCCATCAGGGTAAGGTATCGGCTTCCTGACAGGACTTTGACTGACGAGGAAGTGAGCGCCCTCCATCAACGTGTAGTCAATGCTCTTGTGAATAATATTGGCGCTTCCATCCGGTAA
- the pheS gene encoding phenylalanine--tRNA ligase subunit alpha, with protein MNEQLEQLKSRALQEIDSIASEEELQNLRVKYLGKKGELTSVMKGIGALTPEERPKLGQVVNTVRDLLEERIESVLELTRKRARAEKLSSERIDVTLPGRQLAKGSKHPVSMVIEEVSDIFAGLGFQIAEGPEIELDYYNFEALNFPKDHPARDMQDTFFVENNLLLRTHTSPVQIRTMLNHAPPVRVIAPGTVYRCDYDATHSPMFHQIEGFMVDKGITFADLKGILTIFVTQYFGKDIGVRLRPSFFPFTEPSAEVDIACVICKGKGCRVCKQSGWLEILGAGMVDPEVFKHVQYDPESVTGFAFGMGIERIAMLKYGINDMRLLFENDLRFLRQF; from the coding sequence ATGAATGAACAACTTGAACAGCTCAAATCCAGGGCACTTCAAGAGATCGACTCAATTGCCAGCGAAGAAGAACTCCAGAATTTGCGGGTTAAATATCTTGGCAAAAAAGGCGAACTGACTTCCGTAATGAAGGGGATCGGCGCTCTTACTCCTGAAGAGAGACCGAAGCTTGGCCAGGTGGTAAACACCGTCAGGGACCTGTTGGAAGAGCGGATCGAATCGGTTCTGGAACTTACCCGGAAGCGAGCCAGGGCCGAAAAGCTCAGCAGTGAGCGAATCGATGTTACTCTGCCGGGTCGCCAGCTTGCCAAAGGGTCCAAGCATCCGGTCTCGATGGTTATTGAAGAGGTCAGCGATATCTTTGCCGGACTGGGGTTCCAGATTGCCGAAGGACCTGAGATCGAGCTCGATTACTACAACTTCGAGGCACTGAATTTTCCCAAGGATCACCCTGCGCGTGATATGCAGGATACCTTTTTCGTTGAGAACAACCTGTTGCTGAGAACCCATACCTCACCGGTCCAGATCAGGACTATGCTCAATCATGCGCCGCCGGTCCGGGTTATTGCTCCGGGCACCGTATATCGCTGCGACTATGATGCTACCCATTCACCGATGTTTCACCAGATTGAAGGGTTCATGGTGGACAAAGGGATTACCTTTGCCGACTTGAAAGGGATTTTGACCATCTTTGTTACTCAGTACTTTGGCAAGGATATCGGCGTCAGGCTCCGCCCGAGTTTTTTCCCATTCACTGAACCGTCTGCAGAGGTTGATATCGCCTGTGTTATCTGTAAAGGGAAGGGGTGTCGGGTTTGCAAGCAGTCGGGATGGCTTGAGATACTCGGTGCAGGCATGGTAGATCCTGAAGTGTTCAAGCATGTGCAGTACGACCCTGAATCGGTTACCGGCTTTGCTTTCGGCATGGGGATCGAGCGGATTGCCATGCTCAAGTACGGGATTAACGACATGAGACTGCTGTTTGAAAATGATCTCAGGTTTCTGAGACAATTCTGA
- the rplT gene encoding 50S ribosomal protein L20: MPRAKRGFKARQRRNKVLKLAKGYRGARSKLFRSATEAVDRALNYAFRDRRVKKRDFRALWITRINAAARLNGLTYSKLIHGLKVANVAIDRKVMADIAVSDPAGFTAIAATAKASV; encoded by the coding sequence ATGCCACGCGCAAAACGAGGATTTAAAGCGAGACAGAGAAGAAACAAGGTATTAAAGCTCGCAAAAGGCTACCGCGGTGCCAGGAGTAAACTTTTCAGGAGTGCCACAGAGGCAGTGGATCGCGCACTTAATTACGCGTTCCGCGACCGTCGTGTCAAGAAGAGGGATTTCCGTGCACTCTGGATTACCCGCATCAACGCAGCAGCACGTCTCAACGGGCTTACCTACAGCAAGCTGATTCATGGGCTCAAAGTGGCAAATGTTGCCATTGACCGCAAGGTTATGGCTGACATCGCAGTATCAGACCCTGCCGGGTTCACTGCAATCGCAGCCACGGCTAAAGCCAGCGTCTAA
- the rpmI gene encoding 50S ribosomal protein L35, with amino-acid sequence MPKIKTNRGAAKRFKKTGTGKIKRSHAFTSHILTSKTTKNKRNLRKGAIVAAVDHKNIARLIPYM; translated from the coding sequence ATGCCAAAAATCAAGACCAACCGTGGCGCAGCGAAGCGCTTCAAAAAGACCGGCACCGGCAAGATCAAGAGAAGCCATGCCTTTACCAGCCATATTCTGACTTCCAAAACCACCAAGAACAAGCGCAACCTGCGTAAGGGTGCAATTGTGGCTGCTGTTGACCACAAGAATATTGCCAGGCTGATTCCGTACATGTAA
- the infC gene encoding translation initiation factor IF-3, producing MAKPTVNINQAIRAREVRVIGPESEQIGILSLGDALAMAAEKELDLVEVSPTAVPPVCRIMDFGKFKYQQSKKLQEAKKKQVQVQLKEVKLRPKTDDHDLDFKVKHVKRFLEEGNKAKITMVFRGREITHTNLGLEILEKISEELQEIAVIEVRPKMEGRSMYMIVAPKK from the coding sequence ATAGCTAAACCGACCGTAAACATCAATCAGGCCATCAGGGCACGTGAAGTAAGGGTTATCGGCCCGGAGAGCGAACAGATAGGCATTCTCTCACTTGGTGACGCTTTGGCTATGGCGGCAGAAAAGGAACTGGATCTTGTGGAGGTTTCGCCCACAGCGGTGCCCCCTGTTTGTCGAATAATGGATTTCGGGAAATTCAAGTATCAGCAGAGCAAGAAGCTTCAGGAAGCTAAGAAAAAGCAGGTTCAGGTTCAACTCAAAGAGGTGAAGCTCAGACCAAAAACCGATGACCATGACCTTGACTTTAAAGTCAAGCATGTCAAGCGGTTTCTGGAAGAGGGTAATAAGGCCAAGATCACCATGGTGTTCCGCGGCAGAGAGATAACTCATACCAACCTTGGCCTGGAAATCCTCGAAAAAATTTCTGAAGAGCTTCAGGAGATTGCAGTAATCGAAGTAAGACCAAAAATGGAAGGGCGCAGCATGTACATGATTGTCGCCCCTAAAAAATAG
- the thrS gene encoding threonine--tRNA ligase — protein MSDITVTLPDGSTRTLSAGATVRDLAASIGAGLAKAAIAGKVNDELVDVYAPLQDAAAVAIVTDKSPEALDIIRHSTSHLMAQAVKALFPAAKVTIGPSIETGFYYDFDVEQPFTTEDLERIEEKMRELAKADIPIRREQLSKADAIKLFAEMGEGYKVEIISDLDVETVSLYRQGDFVDLCRGPHLPSTSWCKAFKITSIAGAYWRGNENNRMLQRVYGTAFSDKKELDAYLERLEEAKRRDHRKLGRELDLFSFSDEVGAGFAIWHPKGALLRTIIEDFERKEHLKRDYDIVLGPQILKTELWQRSGHYENYRENMYFTEVDEQGFGIKPMNCLSHMMIYKSHLRSYRDLPLRFFELGTVHRHERAGVLHGLLRVRCFTQDDAHILCTPEQLDAEIKGVISFVNDVMGIFGFEYEMELSTRPDKSIGSDEDWERATGALLGALKDSGREFEINEGDGAFYGPKIDIKLRDCLDRRWQCATIQCDFTLPERFDLTYVDANGDRKRPVMVHRVILGSIERFIGVLIEHFAGNFPVWLSPVQAMVMTVTDNQQPYAQQVYQTLRAAGIRVQKDFRNEKLGFKIREAQLQKVPYMLVIGDREVETATVTPRFRDGSNLEPMTADAFAEFILKASADHK, from the coding sequence ATGAGCGATATTACCGTAACATTGCCGGATGGTTCCACCAGGACTTTGTCTGCCGGGGCAACAGTACGTGACCTTGCTGCTTCGATTGGCGCCGGACTTGCCAAGGCAGCCATTGCCGGTAAGGTCAATGACGAGCTTGTTGATGTTTACGCTCCGTTACAGGATGCCGCCGCTGTTGCCATTGTTACTGACAAGAGCCCGGAAGCCCTTGACATTATCAGGCATTCGACTTCACATCTCATGGCCCAGGCGGTCAAAGCCCTGTTCCCGGCGGCCAAGGTTACCATCGGTCCCTCCATCGAGACCGGTTTTTACTATGACTTTGATGTCGAGCAGCCATTCACTACCGAAGATCTTGAGCGGATCGAGGAGAAGATGCGGGAACTGGCCAAGGCCGATATTCCGATCAGGCGTGAACAGCTTTCCAAGGCCGATGCAATAAAATTGTTTGCCGAGATGGGTGAAGGATACAAGGTCGAGATCATCAGCGATCTTGATGTTGAGACGGTATCGCTTTACCGTCAGGGTGATTTTGTTGATCTTTGTCGTGGTCCACATTTGCCTTCAACCTCATGGTGCAAGGCTTTCAAGATCACTTCGATTGCAGGCGCTTATTGGCGTGGCAATGAAAACAACCGGATGCTGCAACGAGTTTACGGTACTGCCTTTAGCGACAAGAAGGAGCTGGATGCCTATCTGGAGCGGCTGGAAGAGGCGAAGCGCCGCGACCATCGCAAGCTCGGGCGGGAACTTGATCTCTTCTCTTTTTCCGACGAGGTTGGGGCCGGATTTGCTATCTGGCATCCGAAGGGGGCGCTGCTTCGGACTATTATCGAAGACTTTGAGCGCAAAGAGCACCTTAAAAGAGATTACGATATTGTTTTAGGGCCACAGATACTCAAGACCGAACTCTGGCAGCGGTCCGGCCATTACGAGAACTACCGCGAGAACATGTATTTCACCGAGGTTGATGAGCAAGGGTTCGGCATCAAGCCGATGAACTGCCTGTCGCACATGATGATTTACAAGTCTCACCTCAGGAGCTATCGCGACCTGCCGCTCCGTTTTTTCGAGCTTGGCACGGTTCATCGCCATGAGCGCGCCGGAGTTCTGCACGGCCTGCTGCGAGTGCGTTGCTTTACCCAGGACGATGCCCATATCCTCTGCACCCCGGAGCAACTGGATGCCGAGATCAAAGGGGTCATATCCTTTGTCAATGACGTGATGGGGATCTTCGGTTTTGAGTACGAGATGGAACTCTCCACCAGGCCTGACAAGTCTATCGGTTCCGATGAGGACTGGGAGCGCGCCACCGGTGCCTTGCTCGGCGCTTTGAAGGACAGTGGTCGCGAGTTCGAGATTAATGAGGGTGACGGCGCATTCTACGGGCCGAAGATAGACATCAAGTTGCGTGATTGTCTTGACAGAAGGTGGCAGTGTGCTACAATCCAGTGCGATTTTACGCTCCCAGAGCGGTTTGACCTGACCTACGTTGATGCAAACGGCGACCGTAAGCGACCTGTGATGGTGCATAGGGTAATCCTCGGGTCGATTGAACGTTTCATCGGCGTCCTGATCGAACACTTTGCCGGCAACTTCCCGGTGTGGCTGTCCCCTGTGCAGGCAATGGTCATGACAGTCACCGACAACCAGCAGCCATATGCGCAGCAGGTTTATCAGACATTGCGCGCTGCCGGTATTCGTGTCCAGAAAGATTTCCGGAACGAAAAGCTCGGATTCAAGATCAGGGAAGCGCAGTTGCAGAAAGTGCCATACATGTTGGTCATCGGCGACCGCGAAGTGGAAACCGCAACCGTGACTCCACGCTTCCGTGATGGTAGCAACCTTGAACCAATGACGGCAGATGCCTTTGCCGAGTTCATTTTAAAGGCATCCGCAGACCATAAATAA
- a CDS encoding glycosyltransferase family 9 protein has translation MKIIRMLKIIDMIFGCLAVRILSIFSPVQSDHGVVSSILIIRPGGIGDAVHLLPAVQLLKKRFPNIAIDILAERRNSSIFALSPLLRSVMNYDVPHEFLSVFRKEYDVVIDTEQWHRLSAVVARLTKAATLIGFATNERSRLLSFPIPYSHDDYEVVSFLRLLEPLGINSPQHIETAWLEVPSAAAARATELLRPLNSGKFVAIFPGASIPERRWGVDRFRTLAQRLTDEGVPVVVIGGMEDAREGEAIVRGLPAALNLAAKTSLLESAAVVDRCAVLVSGDSGILHIGVGLGRPTVSLFGSGIARKWAPRGADHIVIDRHLNCSPCTQFGYTPRCPINARCMAEILPDEVFTATVSLLNLKTPQLPNYLLDIAGRH, from the coding sequence GTGAAAATTATCCGAATGCTCAAGATCATTGATATGATCTTCGGCTGTTTGGCCGTACGAATTCTTAGTATCTTCTCCCCCGTGCAATCCGATCACGGGGTCGTCTCGTCGATTCTGATCATTCGTCCCGGTGGAATTGGGGACGCTGTTCATCTCTTGCCGGCCGTACAACTGCTCAAGAAGCGGTTCCCCAATATTGCGATAGATATCCTCGCCGAGCGGCGTAATTCTTCCATATTTGCGCTTTCGCCGCTTTTACGATCAGTTATGAATTATGACGTTCCGCATGAGTTTCTTTCGGTATTCCGGAAAGAGTATGACGTCGTCATCGATACCGAGCAGTGGCACCGGCTTTCGGCTGTGGTGGCAAGACTGACTAAGGCTGCAACACTGATAGGCTTTGCCACTAATGAAAGAAGCAGGCTGTTAAGCTTTCCGATTCCCTACTCGCACGACGATTACGAAGTAGTAAGTTTTTTAAGACTTTTGGAGCCTCTCGGTATCAACTCCCCCCAGCATATTGAGACCGCCTGGCTTGAAGTGCCTTCTGCAGCCGCAGCCAGGGCCACAGAACTGCTTAGGCCTCTTAATAGTGGTAAGTTTGTAGCCATTTTCCCTGGTGCCAGCATCCCGGAGCGGCGCTGGGGAGTGGACCGGTTCAGGACCTTGGCGCAACGTCTGACCGATGAGGGAGTCCCGGTAGTTGTGATTGGGGGGATGGAAGATGCCAGGGAGGGAGAAGCGATTGTCCGGGGGCTGCCGGCAGCACTCAATTTAGCAGCCAAGACCTCCCTGCTGGAATCGGCTGCGGTGGTAGACCGCTGTGCTGTTCTGGTGAGCGGTGATTCCGGCATTTTGCATATCGGGGTTGGCTTGGGACGGCCCACGGTTTCCCTTTTTGGGTCAGGTATCGCCAGGAAATGGGCGCCCCGAGGAGCTGATCATATTGTCATAGACCGGCATCTCAACTGCTCTCCCTGTACTCAATTCGGGTATACGCCGCGCTGCCCTATTAATGCGCGCTGCATGGCAGAAATTCTCCCTGACGAGGTTTTTACCGCAACAGTTTCGCTGTTGAATCTTAAAACGCCTCAACTGCCTAACTATTTGCTTGACATCGCGGGCAGGCATTGA